From a single Patescibacteria group bacterium genomic region:
- the rpsT gene encoding 30S ribosomal protein S20, which produces MPVKKSAKKTLRKDKKKALRNKNVNMESKTLIKKTRKAIDSKAKDARELVKKTIKKLDKAAQKGIIKKNTVARKKSRIMKRLNKSAK; this is translated from the coding sequence ATGCCTGTTAAAAAATCAGCAAAAAAAACATTGCGAAAAGACAAAAAAAAAGCTTTGCGCAATAAAAATGTTAACATGGAATCAAAAACTTTAATTAAAAAAACTAGAAAAGCAATTGACAGCAAAGCAAAAGACGCAAGAGAATTAGTTAAAAAAACAATAAAAAAATTGGACAAAGCAGCCCAAAAAGGAATTATTAAAAAAAATACCGTTGCTAGAAAAAAATCCAGAATAATGAAGCGTTTAAATAAATCCGCTAAATAG
- the holA gene encoding DNA polymerase III subunit delta — protein sequence MIIFLYGEDTFRSKQKLKEFKNKFTKDIDSSQINIVDIDGEKLDLESFKQTILSGGFLVKKRMIIIENLLEKNKGKEILKEILALLKNKNSPVLASENIIIFWEKIGTIRADKYKGKILAGPLFNFLKKEKYSFEFPLLNNSQLFSWIKKQTENRKKNIDSEAINSLISLVGNDLWQISNELDKLSAYKEKDISAEDVKEIVSNQFNETIFGLIDAIVSKNKKLSFQLLSKHFMAGAEPSFLLTMLIRQFKMIIRTKDLLEKNPNANLAIELKAHPFVAQKVKIQATKYSLLELKNIYSHLLAIDIKLKQGYSNHKLLFSDFILNSVLANNQKNI from the coding sequence ATGATTATTTTTTTATACGGAGAGGACACTTTCCGCTCTAAGCAAAAATTAAAAGAGTTTAAAAATAAATTCACAAAAGATATTGACAGCTCGCAAATAAATATAGTTGACATAGATGGCGAAAAATTGGATTTGGAAAGTTTTAAGCAGACTATTTTGTCCGGCGGTTTTTTAGTTAAAAAAAGAATGATTATAATAGAAAATTTGTTGGAAAAAAATAAAGGCAAAGAAATTTTAAAAGAAATTTTAGCTTTATTAAAAAATAAAAATAGCCCCGTTTTAGCGTCTGAAAATATTATTATTTTTTGGGAAAAGATAGGAACAATCCGCGCTGATAAATATAAAGGCAAAATTCTTGCTGGTCCTCTTTTTAATTTTTTGAAAAAAGAAAAATATTCTTTTGAATTTCCTTTGCTAAATAATAGTCAGTTATTTTCTTGGATAAAAAAACAAACTGAAAACCGCAAAAAAAATATAGACTCAGAAGCGATCAATTCGCTTATCAGTTTAGTTGGAAATGATTTATGGCAGATAAGTAATGAATTAGACAAATTATCAGCTTATAAAGAAAAAGATATTTCTGCAGAAGATGTAAAAGAAATAGTTAGCAATCAATTTAATGAAACAATTTTTGGATTGATTGACGCGATTGTCAGCAAAAATAAAAAACTTTCTTTTCAATTATTAAGCAAACATTTCATGGCGGGAGCGGAACCGTCCTTTCTTTTAACAATGTTAATCAGGCAATTTAAAATGATAATTCGCACGAAAGATCTGCTTGAAAAGAATCCAAACGCTAATTTAGCGATTGAATTAAAGGCTCATCCATTTGTGGCGCAAAAAGTAAAAATTCAAGCAACAAAATATAGTTTGCTTGAATTAAAAAATATCTATAGCCATTTGTTGGCTATAGATATTAAATTAAAACAAGGATACTCAAATCATAAATTATTATTTTCTGATTTTATTCTGAATTCGGTTCTGGCTAACAACCAAAAAAATATTTAA
- a CDS encoding type II toxin-antitoxin system PemK/MazF family toxin: protein MEKKIKDFDKWNKKKKEINYNIKNILPGKRQVWWLSIGLNIGVEEDGKNNNFERPVLVIKVFNRQCFLGIPITSANKSDKKYYFPIIYNQNKYFLILSQIRLFSVKRLSRKIYKISSVDFTKIKKELERVIGLN, encoded by the coding sequence ATGGAGAAAAAAATAAAAGATTTTGACAAGTGGAATAAAAAGAAAAAAGAAATAAATTATAACATTAAAAATATTTTGCCAGGAAAAAGACAAGTTTGGTGGTTGTCAATCGGCTTGAATATAGGAGTGGAGGAGGATGGGAAAAATAATAATTTTGAAAGACCTGTTTTAGTGATAAAAGTATTTAACAGGCAATGTTTTTTGGGAATTCCGATTACCAGCGCTAATAAAAGCGATAAAAAATATTATTTTCCTATTATTTATAATCAAAATAAATATTTTTTAATTTTATCGCAAATAAGATTGTTCAGCGTAAAAAGATTATCACGAAAAATTTACAAAATAAGCAGCGTAGATTTTACAAAAATAAAAAAAGAATTGGAAAGGGTGATCGGTTTAAATTAA
- a CDS encoding type I restriction enzyme HsdR N-terminal domain-containing protein — translation MSVNYQLQKEKIISGSNDYLKLGQKKGYFVLDGNKIKYSASGKKYSFLNPEEKVRAKYYFNLIEKYKYPPEKICFEVEMEDRTPNRFADMVIYGKNNKPYIVIECKKDGISDAEFEQATKQSIANARVLKAPFAVIVAGNTKRAMETDRWNSKTQEKAIITDIPILYGKIEEFRYKKGDKN, via the coding sequence ATGAGCGTAAATTATCAATTACAAAAAGAAAAAATTATAAGCGGTTCAAATGATTATCTTAAATTAGGACAGAAAAAAGGATATTTTGTTTTAGATGGAAATAAAATTAAATATTCAGCTTCTGGCAAAAAATACAGTTTTTTAAATCCAGAAGAAAAAGTCAGGGCAAAATATTATTTTAATCTTATTGAAAAATACAAATATCCGCCTGAAAAAATTTGTTTTGAAGTTGAAATGGAAGATAGAACTCCAAACAGATTTGCTGATATGGTTATTTATGGCAAAAATAATAAGCCGTATATTGTTATTGAATGCAAAAAAGACGGAATTTCAGACGCGGAATTTGAGCAAGCGACCAAGCAGTCAATTGCCAATGCCAGAGTTTTAAAAGCTCCTTTCGCGGTTATAGTCGCTGGAAACACTAAACGGGCGATGGAAACAGATCGTTGGAATAGTAAGACTCAAGAAAAAGCGATTATCACTGATATTCCTATTTTATACGGTAAAATTGAAGAATTTAGATATAAAAAAGGAGATAAAAATTAA
- a CDS encoding type II toxin-antitoxin system RelE/ParE family toxin, with protein sequence MAFVLQIKPKARKNLDKIPKNYRARIIAALDAIIQDPFSGKKLSGKKKGLYSFRVWPYRIIYIIKKMELIVFIIDIDHRQGVYK encoded by the coding sequence ATGGCATTCGTTCTACAAATAAAACCAAAGGCAAGAAAAAATCTTGATAAAATTCCGAAAAATTATCGAGCGCGGATAATAGCGGCGTTGGACGCGATTATTCAAGACCCTTTTTCCGGCAAAAAATTATCCGGAAAGAAAAAAGGATTATATTCTTTTCGCGTCTGGCCATACAGAATTATTTACATCATAAAAAAGATGGAACTTATTGTTTTTATCATTGATATTGATCACAGACAGGGGGTTTATAAATAA
- a CDS encoding type II toxin-antitoxin system Phd/YefM family antitoxin, with translation MNIKNILSITEARNKIFEIAKEVQTPNKVYVLTFDGKPKAVIMSAEEYESMVETMEVERIFPDLDKDIAETEKAFRTGEYKKWPTLKDLGKDWGFAVAEKPKKKYGIRSTNKTKGKKKS, from the coding sequence ATGAATATTAAAAATATTTTATCAATAACTGAAGCTAGAAACAAAATTTTTGAAATTGCTAAAGAGGTGCAAACGCCAAATAAGGTTTATGTTTTAACCTTCGACGGCAAACCAAAGGCGGTTATTATGTCTGCCGAAGAATATGAATCAATGGTTGAAACTATGGAAGTGGAGAGAATTTTTCCTGATCTGGATAAGGATATTGCTGAAACAGAAAAAGCGTTTAGAACGGGAGAATATAAAAAATGGCCGACCCTCAAAGACTTGGGAAAAGATTGGGGTTTTGCCGTAGCGGAAAAACCAAAGAAAAAATATGGCATTCGTTCTACAAATAAAACCAAAGGCAAGAAAAAATCTTGA